A single window of Elgaria multicarinata webbii isolate HBS135686 ecotype San Diego chromosome 17, rElgMul1.1.pri, whole genome shotgun sequence DNA harbors:
- the LOC134410355 gene encoding salivary gland specific protein SAGSIN1 isoform X1 codes for MAAAALLSALAARLSQSAAARSYGLFCKGLTRTLLIFFDLAWKLRINFPYLYIVASMMLNVRLQFYKALVSTQLSSEQPIKSSISAARKQSSEVVKERALHTVQLGYVDVLDYLVRNQKLDLDVADEKNRNLLFLATIYDQSKILDYFLEMALPVPDVNQAAENGNTALHAAVNTGKMHLVSLLLHYPGINVNVRNPQCDGATALHFAIAYGHLGICYLLLNASADVESPMEGLTPLQLAEMFGNETVTGLIEMHVKKFKLESKMLS; via the exons ATGGCGGCGGCCGCGCTGCTGTCCGCCCTGGCTGCCAGGCTCTCGCAATCGGCGGCCGCCCGCTCCTACGGGCTCTTCTGCAAAGGGCTGACGCGGACCCTGCTCATCTTCTTCGACTTGGCCTGGAAGCTCCGCATCAACTTCCCCTACCTGTACATCGTGGCCTCCATGATGCTCAACGTCAGGCTACAG TTCTATAAGGCCTTGGTCAGTACCCAGCTCTCTTCTGAACAGCCTATCAAGAGTTCTATTTCTGCTGCTAGAAAGCAATCCAGTGAAGTGGTTAAAGAAAG AGCTCTACATACTGTTCAGTTGGGATATGTCGATGTCTTGGATTATCTTGTTAGAAACCAGAAGCTTGATCTTGATGTTGCTGATGAAAAGAACagaaatcttttatttttagCCACTATATATGATCAGTCTAAGATTTTGGACTATTTCCTTGAAATG GCACTTCCAGTCCCCGATGTGAACCAAGCAGCAGAAAATGGAAACACAGCACTTCATGCTGCAGTAAACACCGGGAAGATGCATCTTGTCTCTTTGCTCTTGCATTACCCTGGAATTAATGTGAATGTACGAAATCCACAGTGTGATGGAGCAACCGCACTACATTTCGCTATTGCTTATG GGCATCTGGGAATTTGCTATTTATTGCTGAATGCCTCCGCTGATGTAGAAAGTCCCATGGAAGGGCTTACACCTTTGCAGCTCGCCGAGATGTTTGGGAATGAAACTGTAACTGGACTTATAGAAATGCATGTAAAGAAATTTAAGCTTGAAAGTAAAATGCTTTCCTGA
- the LOC134410355 gene encoding salivary gland specific protein SAGSIN1 isoform X4: MAAAALLSALAARLSQSAAARSYGLFCKGLTRTLLIFFDLAWKLRINFPYLYIVASMMLNVRLQVHIEIH; this comes from the exons ATGGCGGCGGCCGCGCTGCTGTCCGCCCTGGCTGCCAGGCTCTCGCAATCGGCGGCCGCCCGCTCCTACGGGCTCTTCTGCAAAGGGCTGACGCGGACCCTGCTCATCTTCTTCGACTTGGCCTGGAAGCTCCGCATCAACTTCCCCTACCTGTACATCGTGGCCTCCATGATGCTCAACGTCAGGCTACAG gtTCATATTGAGATTCACTAA
- the LOC134410355 gene encoding salivary gland specific protein SAGSIN1 isoform X3 — translation MAAAALLSALAARLSQSAAARSYGLFCKGLTRTLLIFFDLAWKLRINFPYLYIVASMMLNVRLQVEFGLGTQMV, via the exons ATGGCGGCGGCCGCGCTGCTGTCCGCCCTGGCTGCCAGGCTCTCGCAATCGGCGGCCGCCCGCTCCTACGGGCTCTTCTGCAAAGGGCTGACGCGGACCCTGCTCATCTTCTTCGACTTGGCCTGGAAGCTCCGCATCAACTTCCCCTACCTGTACATCGTGGCCTCCATGATGCTCAACGTCAGGCTACAG GTAGAGTTTGGTTTGGGGACGCAAATGGTCTGA
- the LOC134410355 gene encoding salivary gland specific protein SAGSIN1 isoform X2, producing the protein MAAAALLSALAARLSQSAAARSYGLFCKGLTRTLLIFFDLAWKLRINFPYLYIVASMMLNVRLQSSTYCSVGICRCLGLSC; encoded by the exons ATGGCGGCGGCCGCGCTGCTGTCCGCCCTGGCTGCCAGGCTCTCGCAATCGGCGGCCGCCCGCTCCTACGGGCTCTTCTGCAAAGGGCTGACGCGGACCCTGCTCATCTTCTTCGACTTGGCCTGGAAGCTCCGCATCAACTTCCCCTACCTGTACATCGTGGCCTCCATGATGCTCAACGTCAGGCTACAG AGCTCTACATACTGTTCAGTTGGGATATGTCGATGTCTTGGATTATCTTGTTAG